The following proteins are encoded in a genomic region of Alistipes shahii WAL 8301:
- the prmC gene encoding peptide chain release factor N(5)-glutamine methyltransferase, with amino-acid sequence MTRRGSIDALAARLTGLYDAREARSIALAAVAELSGLSPSALLTDPEAELAVEGLEEAAARLAAGEPLQYVVGHTEFYGRRFAVREGVLIPRPETEELVDAILHGEREARRLLDVGTGSGCIAASLALGMPGTEVFAADISDDALTVAAENFQQLGAAVTLRKADALNGLEEAFPERFDAIVSNPPYVPESDRAAMHPNVRDHEPGLALFVPDDDAIRFYRAIARAGRQMLTPGGRLWFEIYERAAAEIVRMLGAEGYTDTEVREDLFGKPRMVCTRLK; translated from the coding sequence ATGACGCGCCGCGGGAGCATCGACGCGCTGGCCGCACGGCTCACGGGACTTTACGACGCACGCGAAGCCCGCAGCATCGCGCTGGCCGCCGTGGCGGAGCTTTCGGGGCTTTCGCCGTCGGCCCTGCTGACCGACCCGGAAGCGGAACTCGCCGTCGAAGGGCTGGAAGAGGCCGCAGCCCGTCTGGCTGCGGGCGAACCGTTGCAATACGTCGTCGGACACACGGAATTTTACGGCCGCCGCTTCGCCGTGCGCGAAGGGGTTCTGATCCCGCGGCCCGAAACCGAAGAGCTGGTCGACGCGATCCTGCACGGGGAGCGCGAAGCCCGGAGGCTGCTGGACGTAGGGACGGGCAGCGGCTGCATCGCGGCTTCGCTGGCTCTGGGGATGCCCGGGACGGAGGTCTTCGCCGCCGACATCTCGGACGACGCGCTGACCGTGGCGGCGGAGAATTTCCAACAACTCGGCGCGGCGGTCACGCTCCGCAAAGCCGATGCCCTGAACGGGCTGGAGGAGGCTTTTCCGGAGCGGTTCGACGCGATCGTATCGAATCCGCCCTACGTTCCCGAGAGCGACCGCGCGGCGATGCACCCCAACGTCCGCGACCACGAACCCGGCCTGGCGCTGTTCGTCCCCGACGACGACGCCATCCGTTTCTACCGCGCCATCGCCCGGGCGGGACGGCAGATGCTGACGCCCGGCGGACGTCTTTGGTTCGAGATTTACGAACGCGCCGCGGCGGAGATCGTCCGCATGCTCGGCGCCGAAGGATACACCGACACCGAGGTCCGCGAGGACCTCTTCGGAAAACCGCGCATGGTATGCACCCGGCTGAAATAA
- a CDS encoding chorismate synthase, which yields MNQFGHNFRLAIWGESHGHQIGISLDGVPAGIPLSEEDFAEDLARRRSGAPGTTPRREPDVPQIVSGVYDGYTTGAPLTIEFANTNTHSQDYSTVMRHYRPSHADLVAYHKFAGFNDPRGGGHFSARLTVALVAAGVVAKKMLPASIRFATRLTEIGGCTDPERFNEVLHAAAADRDSVGGIVECRVQGVPLGLGQPFFDSAESMIAHLLFAVPAVKGVEFGSGFAGARLRGSENNDCFTDCDGTTATNNAGGINGGITNGNEIVVRAALKPTPSIGREQITYNLATNRVEPLEIHGRHDVCVALRGAVVVEAAVAIALANFIRQ from the coding sequence ATGAACCAATTCGGACACAATTTCCGGCTCGCCATCTGGGGCGAGTCGCACGGACACCAGATAGGCATTTCGCTGGACGGCGTCCCGGCGGGCATCCCGCTCTCGGAGGAGGACTTCGCCGAAGACCTCGCGCGACGCCGCAGCGGAGCGCCCGGCACGACGCCGAGGCGCGAACCCGACGTACCGCAGATCGTGTCGGGAGTCTACGACGGCTACACGACGGGCGCGCCGCTGACCATCGAATTCGCCAACACCAACACCCACTCGCAGGACTACTCGACCGTCATGCGCCACTACCGCCCCTCGCACGCCGACCTGGTGGCCTACCACAAATTCGCCGGATTCAACGATCCGCGCGGCGGCGGACACTTCTCGGCGCGCCTCACGGTGGCGCTGGTCGCCGCGGGCGTCGTGGCCAAAAAGATGCTGCCCGCAAGCATCCGCTTCGCGACCCGGCTGACCGAGATCGGCGGCTGCACCGACCCCGAACGTTTCAACGAGGTGCTGCATGCCGCGGCGGCCGACCGCGACTCGGTGGGCGGCATCGTCGAATGCCGCGTGCAGGGCGTGCCCCTCGGCCTGGGACAGCCCTTCTTCGACTCGGCCGAAAGCATGATCGCCCACCTGCTGTTCGCCGTCCCGGCGGTCAAGGGGGTCGAATTCGGCAGCGGATTCGCCGGAGCGCGTCTGCGCGGCTCGGAGAACAACGACTGCTTCACCGACTGCGACGGCACGACGGCGACCAACAACGCCGGGGGCATCAACGGAGGCATCACCAACGGCAACGAGATCGTGGTGCGCGCGGCGCTGAAACCCACGCCGAGCATCGGCCGCGAACAGATCACCTACAACCTGGCAACCAACAGGGTCGAACCGCTGGAAATCCACGGCCGCCACGACGTCTGCGTCGCCCTGCGCGGCGCGGTGGTCGTCGAAGCCGCCGTGGCCATCGCCCTGGCCAACTTCATCCGCCAATGA
- the aroA gene encoding 3-phosphoshikimate 1-carboxyvinyltransferase, giving the protein MDKTVPPGRVKGTLTPPCSKSYAQRALAAALLSEEVSVLRNIEFCDDTRSALQCIETLGARVRRVDPTSLSIEGGLSPKGCVLNVGESGLSTRLFTPVASLCPTPVTIEGRGSLLRRPMQMMFEPLRRLGVRVRDNGGFLPIEVCGPIQGGEAEVDGSVSSQFITGLLLALPLARRDTSLHVRGAVSTPYLDMTLDTAARFGIEISQRDYEEFYIPGRQRYRSTYFSIEGDWSAAAMLLVAGATAGEVTVRNVSMLSKQADTAICTALVRAGAAVINEEDSVTALHRPLRAFEFDATNCPDLFPALAALAAAADGVSVIRGTSRLEYKECNRSEAIREEYAKLGIEVDTSEEDLMKIRGGKVRAARTQSHGDHRMAMSLAVAALRSDEAVEIEGAESVAKSYPGFFGDLEHIRV; this is encoded by the coding sequence ATGGATAAAACGGTTCCGCCGGGCCGCGTCAAAGGCACGCTGACGCCGCCCTGTTCGAAAAGCTATGCACAGCGTGCCCTCGCAGCGGCACTGCTCTCGGAGGAGGTTTCGGTGCTGCGCAACATCGAATTCTGCGACGACACGCGTTCCGCCCTGCAATGTATCGAGACGCTCGGCGCGCGGGTGCGCCGGGTCGATCCCACATCGCTCTCGATCGAAGGCGGACTGTCCCCGAAGGGCTGCGTGCTCAACGTCGGCGAATCGGGCCTCTCGACACGTCTTTTCACGCCCGTGGCATCGCTCTGCCCCACACCCGTCACCATCGAGGGGCGCGGCTCGCTGCTGCGCCGCCCGATGCAGATGATGTTCGAACCGCTCCGCCGGCTGGGCGTGCGGGTCCGCGACAACGGGGGATTCCTCCCCATCGAGGTCTGCGGCCCGATCCAGGGCGGAGAGGCCGAAGTCGACGGGTCGGTCTCGTCGCAGTTCATCACGGGGCTGCTGCTCGCGCTGCCGCTGGCCAGGCGCGACACCTCGCTGCACGTACGCGGAGCGGTCTCGACACCTTATTTAGATATGACTCTCGACACGGCCGCGCGCTTCGGCATCGAAATCAGCCAGCGCGACTACGAGGAGTTCTACATCCCCGGACGGCAGCGCTACCGTTCGACCTATTTCAGCATCGAGGGCGACTGGAGCGCCGCGGCGATGCTGCTGGTGGCGGGCGCCACGGCCGGAGAGGTCACCGTGCGCAACGTCTCGATGCTCTCGAAGCAGGCCGACACGGCCATCTGCACCGCGCTGGTGCGCGCAGGAGCCGCCGTGATCAACGAGGAGGATTCGGTGACGGCCCTGCACAGGCCGCTCCGGGCCTTCGAATTCGACGCCACGAACTGTCCCGACCTGTTCCCGGCGCTGGCCGCGCTGGCCGCCGCAGCCGACGGAGTGAGCGTCATCCGGGGAACCTCGCGCCTCGAATACAAGGAATGCAACCGCTCGGAGGCCATCCGCGAGGAGTATGCCAAACTGGGCATCGAGGTCGACACCTCGGAGGAGGATCTGATGAAAATACGCGGCGGAAAGGTCCGCGCGGCACGCACGCAGAGCCACGGCGACCACCGCATGGCCATGTCGCTGGCCGTCGCCGCCCTGCGCTCGGACGAAGCCGTGGAGATCGAGGGGGCCGAGAGCGTCGCCAAAAGCTATCCCGGGTTCTTCGGGGACCTGGAACATATTCGGGTCTAA
- the lptB gene encoding LPS export ABC transporter ATP-binding protein, whose product MRLYTSELVKKYKARTVVDHVSIDVNQGEIVGLLGPNGAGKTTTFYMIVGLIKPNEGRIFLESDEGQASELTDLPVYRRAQLGVGYLAQEASVFRRLSVEDNIRAVLEMTSFSKEYQNERVEALIEEFRLQKVRKSLGIQLSGGERRRTEIARAVAINPAFILLDEPFAGVDPIAVEDIQSIVATLKHKNIGVIITDHNVDETLAITDRTYLLYEGKILKTGTAEELAADPMVRKVYLGQHFELKKSHQLTQEMKNRKGQEVNE is encoded by the coding sequence ATGCGTCTTTACACCAGCGAGCTCGTCAAGAAATACAAGGCCCGGACCGTCGTCGACCACGTGTCGATCGACGTCAACCAGGGAGAGATCGTAGGCCTTCTGGGTCCCAACGGAGCCGGCAAGACCACGACCTTCTACATGATCGTGGGACTGATCAAGCCCAACGAAGGGCGCATTTTCCTCGAAAGCGACGAAGGCCAGGCCTCCGAACTGACGGACCTGCCCGTATACCGCCGCGCCCAGCTCGGCGTAGGCTATCTGGCGCAGGAGGCGTCGGTATTCCGCCGCCTGTCGGTGGAGGACAACATACGGGCCGTGCTGGAGATGACCTCCTTCTCGAAGGAGTACCAGAACGAACGTGTCGAAGCGCTGATCGAGGAGTTCCGACTGCAAAAGGTGCGCAAAAGCCTCGGCATACAGCTCTCGGGCGGCGAACGCCGCCGTACGGAGATCGCGCGCGCCGTGGCCATCAACCCGGCGTTCATCCTGCTGGACGAACCGTTCGCCGGCGTGGACCCGATCGCCGTGGAGGACATCCAGTCGATCGTGGCGACGCTCAAGCACAAGAACATCGGCGTGATCATCACCGACCACAACGTCGACGAGACGCTGGCCATCACCGACCGCACCTACCTGCTCTACGAGGGCAAGATCCTGAAAACGGGTACGGCCGAAGAGCTGGCCGCCGACCCGATGGTCCGCAAGGTCTACCTCGGGCAGCATTTCGAGCTGAAGAAGAGCCATCAGCTGACGCAGGAGATGAAAAACCGCAAGGGACAGGAGGTTAATGAGTAA
- the recQ gene encoding DNA helicase RecQ, which produces MKQFDSSLLHDKLKEYFGFSSFKGNQEAVIRNVLEGKDTFVLMPTGGGKSLCYQLPAMLMDGVAIVISPLIALMKNQVDAMRTFSAESGIAHFLNSSLNKTAVAQVRQDVLDGKTKLLYFAPESLTKEDNVAFLRKIKVSFYAIDEAHCISEWGHDFRPEYRRIRPIINEIGSAPLIALTATATPKVQLDIQKNLGMSDASVFKSSFNRPNLYYEIRPKHNVDHDIIRFIKQNEGKSGIIYCLSRKKVEELTELLVANGIRALAYHAGMDASTRAANQDDFLMERVEVIVATIAFGMGIDKPDVRYVIHYDIPKSLEGYYQETGRAGRDGGEGYCLTFYSYKDIQKLEKFMQGKPIAEQEIGKLLLLETVSYAESSMCRRKTLLHYFGEDYTEDNCGNCDNCRNPKPKVDARAALKMALEALRDIGDKFKADYLVNVLVGKTTALIKSYGHNKSKWFGAGAEHDARFWGAVLRQALILGLIDKNIENYGLISVNKKGEGYIALPFPVTVTLDHDYDEEEKESESVAPMGKGGAADEELFSMLKDLRKKVAKQHGLPPFVIFQDPSLEDMAVQYPITFEEMQNITGVGVGKARKFGEEFIRLIKAYVEEKEIIRPQDMIVKGVASKSGNKIFIIQSIDRKMDFEDIARAKDLDFDELLTEIEGIVNAGTKLDISYYLKEFMDEDKIEDIYLYFKEDAESDSLDAAIEELGADYTEEEIRLVRIKFMCEQGN; this is translated from the coding sequence ATGAAACAATTTGATTCTTCCCTGCTGCATGACAAGCTGAAGGAGTACTTCGGCTTTTCGTCGTTCAAGGGAAACCAGGAAGCGGTGATCCGCAATGTGCTGGAAGGCAAGGATACTTTCGTGCTGATGCCCACGGGCGGCGGCAAGTCTTTGTGCTACCAGTTGCCGGCCATGCTGATGGACGGCGTTGCGATCGTCATATCGCCGCTGATCGCCCTGATGAAGAATCAGGTCGACGCCATGCGCACCTTCTCGGCCGAGTCGGGGATCGCGCATTTCCTGAATTCGTCGCTCAACAAGACAGCCGTGGCGCAGGTTCGGCAGGACGTGCTCGACGGCAAGACCAAATTGCTCTATTTCGCACCCGAGTCGCTCACCAAGGAGGACAACGTGGCGTTCCTGCGCAAGATAAAGGTTTCGTTCTACGCCATCGACGAGGCGCACTGCATTTCGGAGTGGGGACACGACTTCCGCCCGGAGTACCGCCGCATCCGGCCGATCATCAACGAGATCGGCTCGGCGCCGCTGATCGCCTTGACGGCTACGGCCACGCCCAAGGTGCAGCTCGACATCCAGAAGAATCTGGGCATGTCCGACGCCTCGGTCTTCAAATCGTCGTTCAACCGCCCGAACCTCTACTACGAAATCCGGCCCAAGCACAACGTCGACCACGACATCATCCGTTTCATCAAGCAGAACGAGGGCAAGAGCGGCATCATCTACTGCCTGAGCCGCAAGAAGGTCGAGGAGCTGACCGAGTTGCTCGTGGCCAACGGCATCCGGGCGCTGGCCTACCACGCCGGGATGGATGCGTCGACGCGCGCCGCCAATCAGGACGACTTCCTGATGGAGCGCGTCGAGGTGATCGTGGCGACGATCGCTTTCGGCATGGGCATCGACAAACCCGACGTGCGCTATGTCATCCACTACGACATTCCCAAGTCGCTCGAAGGCTATTATCAGGAGACGGGCCGTGCCGGCCGCGACGGCGGCGAGGGCTACTGCCTGACCTTTTACAGTTACAAGGACATTCAGAAACTCGAGAAGTTCATGCAGGGCAAGCCCATCGCCGAACAGGAGATCGGCAAGCTGCTGCTGCTGGAGACGGTTTCCTACGCCGAGAGTTCGATGTGCCGCCGCAAGACGCTGCTGCACTATTTCGGCGAGGACTATACCGAGGACAACTGCGGCAACTGCGACAACTGCCGCAATCCCAAACCGAAGGTCGATGCCCGGGCTGCGCTCAAGATGGCGCTCGAAGCCCTGCGCGACATCGGAGACAAGTTCAAGGCCGACTATCTGGTCAACGTTCTGGTGGGCAAGACCACGGCCCTGATCAAGAGCTACGGGCACAACAAGTCGAAATGGTTCGGTGCGGGCGCCGAGCACGACGCCCGTTTCTGGGGCGCGGTGCTGCGTCAGGCTTTGATACTGGGCCTCATCGACAAGAATATCGAAAACTACGGGCTGATTTCGGTCAACAAGAAGGGCGAGGGCTATATCGCCCTGCCGTTCCCGGTGACCGTGACCCTCGACCACGACTACGACGAGGAGGAGAAGGAGTCCGAGTCCGTGGCTCCGATGGGCAAGGGCGGCGCGGCCGACGAGGAGCTGTTCTCGATGCTGAAGGACCTGCGCAAGAAGGTCGCCAAGCAGCACGGGCTGCCGCCGTTCGTCATTTTCCAGGACCCGTCGCTGGAGGACATGGCCGTGCAGTACCCGATCACGTTCGAAGAGATGCAGAACATCACGGGCGTCGGCGTGGGCAAGGCGCGCAAGTTCGGCGAGGAGTTCATCCGCCTGATCAAGGCCTATGTCGAGGAGAAGGAGATCATCCGTCCGCAGGACATGATCGTCAAGGGCGTGGCCAGCAAGTCGGGCAACAAGATCTTCATCATCCAGTCGATCGACCGCAAGATGGATTTCGAGGACATCGCCCGCGCCAAGGACCTCGACTTCGACGAACTGCTGACCGAGATCGAAGGCATCGTCAACGCCGGAACGAAACTCGATATTTCCTACTATCTGAAGGAGTTCATGGACGAGGACAAGATCGAGGACATTTACCTCTACTTCAAGGAGGACGCCGAGAGCGACTCGCTCGACGCGGCCATCGAGGAGCTGGGGGCCGATTATACCGAGGAGGAGATACGCCTGGTGCGCATTAAGTTTATGTGCGAGCAGGGCAACTGA
- the rsmA gene encoding 16S rRNA (adenine(1518)-N(6)/adenine(1519)-N(6))-dimethyltransferase RsmA: MGEVRAKKALGQHFLVDLNIARKICDSLSGGSAAGGPCTVLEVGCGMGVLTQFLLRRSDIVTWGAEIDPESVAYLHAHYPEFAPRLVAGDFLGMNLRERFPEGLKIIGNFPYNISSQIFFKVLENRDLVPECVGMIQKEVAVRLAEPPGSKEYGILSVLLQAWYDIEYLFTVNETVFNPPPKVKSAVIRLRRNATERLGCDETLFVKVVKASFGQRRKMIRNSLKSVFGDFGGAEHPFFTRRAEQLGVAEFVELTNWVSRFSIL, translated from the coding sequence ATGGGAGAAGTAAGGGCAAAAAAGGCGCTGGGACAGCATTTTCTGGTCGACCTGAATATCGCGCGCAAAATCTGCGATTCGCTTTCGGGCGGCAGTGCGGCCGGCGGACCGTGTACGGTGCTCGAAGTGGGGTGCGGCATGGGCGTGCTGACGCAGTTCCTGCTGCGGCGCAGCGACATCGTGACCTGGGGCGCCGAGATCGACCCGGAGAGCGTCGCATACCTCCACGCGCACTACCCGGAGTTCGCGCCGCGGCTCGTCGCGGGCGATTTCCTCGGGATGAACCTGCGCGAACGCTTTCCCGAAGGACTGAAAATCATCGGCAACTTCCCCTATAACATCTCGTCCCAGATTTTTTTCAAGGTGCTGGAGAACCGCGATCTCGTTCCCGAGTGCGTGGGCATGATCCAGAAGGAGGTCGCCGTGCGGCTGGCCGAGCCTCCCGGTTCGAAGGAGTACGGCATCCTGTCGGTGCTCCTGCAGGCGTGGTACGACATCGAATACCTTTTTACGGTGAACGAGACGGTTTTCAACCCGCCTCCGAAGGTCAAGAGCGCCGTGATCCGCCTGCGCCGCAACGCCACGGAGCGTCTCGGCTGCGACGAAACCCTGTTCGTGAAGGTGGTGAAAGCCTCCTTCGGCCAGCGGCGCAAGATGATCCGCAACTCGCTGAAGTCCGTGTTCGGCGATTTCGGCGGGGCCGAGCACCCCTTCTTCACCCGGCGCGCCGAGCAGCTGGGCGTCGCCGAGTTCGTGGAGCTAACGAATTGGGTTTCGCGATTTTCGATTTTATAG
- a CDS encoding M16 family metallopeptidase, protein MTQPRITPSQVEVAEARRTTLPNGIGLYTLASDDFEVLRISFVFRAGSALQQAPFSASAAANLLSEGSRDMTAHQIAEQLDYYGSWYDVNVDRDYAYINFATLSKFFDPTLAVAEQILLCPAFPEEELRTYAAKRRQRLAVERAKIDVKAREAFARALFGERHPYGVSSHEEAYDSLTRDDVAGFYRRFYTAENCFVVCSGRIGDHELKAVAELAGRIPRGAAEAPPAFPAPETTHTAFVEYPGAVQSSLRIGRLLFPRTHPDFLGMQVVATALGGYFGSRLMQNLREEHGYTYGVVSAMVNFEREGYFAIAAQVGADVTQEALREIYAEIERLGAEPMPEAELELVKNMMTGEMMRILDGPFGIADVTIENILCGCDNTVIGSNIRRIREMTPAGVQQLARKYLCREDLVTVVAGAEKPAGM, encoded by the coding sequence ATGACACAACCCCGCATAACTCCCTCGCAGGTCGAGGTCGCCGAAGCCCGCCGCACGACGCTGCCCAACGGCATCGGACTCTACACGCTCGCCTCCGACGATTTCGAGGTGCTGCGCATTTCGTTCGTCTTCCGCGCCGGATCGGCCCTCCAGCAGGCGCCCTTCTCGGCGTCGGCCGCCGCCAACCTCCTCTCCGAAGGCTCACGCGACATGACGGCGCACCAGATCGCCGAACAACTCGACTACTACGGCTCGTGGTACGACGTGAACGTCGACCGCGACTACGCCTACATCAATTTCGCCACCCTCTCGAAATTCTTCGACCCGACGCTCGCCGTAGCGGAGCAGATCCTGCTCTGCCCCGCATTCCCCGAGGAGGAGCTGCGCACCTACGCCGCCAAACGCAGACAGCGGCTGGCGGTCGAGCGGGCGAAGATCGACGTGAAGGCCCGCGAGGCCTTCGCACGGGCGCTGTTCGGGGAGCGGCATCCTTACGGCGTCTCGTCGCACGAAGAGGCCTACGACAGCCTCACGCGCGACGACGTGGCGGGATTCTACCGCCGGTTCTACACCGCCGAAAACTGCTTCGTCGTGTGCAGCGGGCGCATCGGCGACCACGAGCTGAAGGCCGTGGCGGAGCTTGCCGGACGGATTCCCCGCGGCGCGGCCGAAGCGCCGCCCGCCTTCCCCGCGCCCGAGACCACGCATACGGCGTTCGTCGAGTACCCGGGGGCCGTGCAGTCGTCGCTGCGCATCGGCCGCCTGCTGTTCCCGCGCACGCATCCCGATTTTTTGGGCATGCAGGTCGTGGCGACGGCCCTGGGCGGCTATTTCGGCTCGCGCCTGATGCAGAACCTCCGCGAAGAGCACGGCTACACCTACGGCGTGGTCTCGGCGATGGTCAACTTCGAACGCGAAGGCTATTTCGCCATAGCGGCCCAGGTCGGCGCGGACGTGACGCAGGAGGCTCTGCGGGAGATTTACGCCGAGATCGAACGCCTCGGCGCGGAGCCGATGCCGGAAGCGGAACTGGAGCTGGTGAAAAACATGATGACGGGCGAGATGATGCGCATTCTCGACGGGCCGTTCGGCATCGCCGACGTGACGATCGAAAACATCCTCTGCGGCTGCGACAACACGGTGATCGGCAGCAACATACGCCGTATCCGGGAGATGACGCCCGCCGGGGTGCAGCAGCTGGCCCGGAAATACCTCTGCCGCGAAGACCTGGTGACGGTGGTCGCCGGGGCGGAAAAACCGGCCGGCATGTAA
- a CDS encoding M16 family metallopeptidase: MIPYTRKTLPNGLTVVVNRDRASKLAAVNILYRVGARNENPARTGFAHLFEHLMFRGTRAVENFDLPVQMASGDNNAFTNNDYTDFYITLPKDNLETALWLESDRMEGLDITPAKLEAEKKVVIEEFRQRYLNQPYGDQTMLLRALAYKVHPYRWAAIGLATDHIAGATLADVESFYRAHYRPSNAILSISADMEEEWMLELAEKWFAPLADHPSETAAIPQEPVQTQARRQEVERDVPASTVTVAYHMCARTKLDFYTADLVSDLLSGGDSGRLYTHLVKERNLLSSVNAYITGDVDPGLFVFTGQLLPGVTPEAAEAAFREEIEALQTTVATAYEIEKVKNKFEANTLFGELNVMNKAMNLGFYEMLGDLSLINREVDRYRAVTDEDIRSFSRRTLRPENSSTLIYNARK; the protein is encoded by the coding sequence ATGATTCCATACACCAGAAAAACACTCCCCAACGGGCTGACCGTCGTGGTCAACCGCGACCGGGCGTCGAAACTCGCCGCCGTGAATATCCTCTACCGGGTCGGCGCGCGCAACGAAAACCCCGCACGCACGGGATTCGCCCACCTGTTCGAACACCTGATGTTCCGCGGAACGCGCGCCGTGGAGAATTTCGACCTTCCGGTGCAGATGGCTTCGGGCGACAACAACGCCTTCACTAACAACGACTACACGGATTTCTACATCACGCTCCCGAAGGACAACCTCGAAACGGCCCTCTGGCTCGAAAGCGACCGCATGGAGGGACTCGACATCACCCCCGCTAAGCTCGAAGCCGAGAAGAAGGTGGTGATCGAGGAGTTCCGCCAGCGATACCTCAACCAGCCCTACGGCGACCAGACGATGCTACTGCGGGCGCTCGCCTACAAGGTCCACCCCTACCGCTGGGCGGCCATCGGCCTGGCGACCGACCATATCGCCGGAGCCACGCTCGCGGACGTCGAGTCCTTCTACCGCGCCCACTACCGCCCGTCGAACGCCATTCTGTCGATCTCGGCCGACATGGAGGAGGAGTGGATGCTGGAGCTGGCCGAAAAGTGGTTCGCGCCGCTCGCCGACCACCCGTCCGAGACGGCCGCCATCCCGCAGGAACCCGTGCAGACACAGGCCCGCCGCCAGGAGGTCGAACGCGACGTGCCGGCCTCGACCGTCACCGTAGCCTATCACATGTGCGCACGCACCAAGCTCGATTTCTACACCGCCGACCTGGTTTCGGACCTGCTCTCGGGCGGCGACTCGGGACGCCTCTACACGCACCTCGTCAAAGAACGCAACCTGCTGTCGAGCGTCAACGCCTACATCACGGGCGACGTCGACCCGGGACTGTTCGTCTTCACGGGCCAGCTGCTCCCGGGCGTGACGCCTGAAGCGGCCGAAGCGGCTTTCCGCGAAGAGATCGAAGCCCTGCAAACGACCGTCGCGACCGCATACGAAATCGAAAAGGTCAAGAACAAATTCGAAGCCAACACGCTCTTCGGCGAACTGAACGTGATGAACAAGGCGATGAACCTCGGGTTCTACGAGATGCTGGGCGACCTCTCCCTGATCAACCGCGAGGTGGACCGCTACCGCGCCGTCACCGACGAGGACATCCGCTCGTTCAGCCGCCGCACGCTTCGGCCCGAAAACAGTTCCACACTCATTTACAACGCCAGGAAATGA